Proteins encoded by one window of Sphingosinicella sp. BN140058:
- the aac(3) gene encoding aminoglycoside 3-N-acetyltransferase, translating into MNTTFHTRASLAADLRAIGIDAGDSVMVHAAVGRCGPLLGGPDALIGALSDAVAASGTILVYTDWDAAYEDLLDDSGRVPEAWREHVPPFDSERSRAIRDNGVLPEFLRTTPGARRSGNPGASVAALGARAEAFTDDHPIDYGYGENSPLARLVGVGGKVLMIGAPWETMTLLHHAEHLAHIPGKRMKRTEVPFATAAGVRWRFVEEFDTGSPIVDGLAEEYFEDVVRAFVATGQGRQGAVGDAPSLLVDARAICAFAIDWLERTCGRGWRHGAGTTGIDNQ; encoded by the coding sequence TTGAACACGACCTTCCACACCCGGGCGTCGCTCGCCGCGGATCTGCGCGCGATCGGCATCGACGCGGGAGACTCCGTCATGGTCCACGCCGCGGTCGGACGATGTGGGCCGCTGCTCGGCGGCCCCGATGCGCTGATCGGCGCTTTGTCCGATGCGGTCGCGGCCTCCGGAACCATCCTGGTCTACACCGACTGGGACGCTGCCTACGAGGATCTGCTCGACGACTCCGGCCGGGTGCCGGAGGCGTGGCGAGAGCACGTGCCGCCATTCGATTCGGAACGCTCCCGGGCGATCCGCGACAACGGCGTTCTGCCGGAGTTCCTGCGCACGACGCCGGGAGCCCGGCGCAGCGGTAATCCCGGCGCGTCGGTTGCCGCGCTCGGCGCACGTGCGGAAGCGTTCACCGACGATCACCCGATCGACTATGGCTATGGCGAGAATTCGCCTCTGGCCCGGCTTGTCGGGGTGGGCGGCAAGGTGCTGATGATCGGCGCGCCCTGGGAAACGATGACCTTGCTTCATCATGCCGAGCATCTGGCGCACATCCCTGGAAAGAGGATGAAGCGGACCGAGGTGCCGTTCGCGACGGCCGCCGGCGTCCGCTGGCGCTTCGTCGAGGAGTTCGACACCGGGTCGCCGATCGTCGACGGTCTGGCGGAGGAGTATTTCGAAGACGTCGTGCGCGCCTTCGTTGCCACGGGGCAGGGCCGGCAAGGCGCCGTCGGCGATGCGCCATCGTTGCTCGTGGACGCGCGGGCAATCTGCGCGTTCGCCATCGACTGGCTGGAGCGGACCTGCGGGCGAGGGTGGCGGCACGGCGCCGGAACGACAGGAATTGACAACCAATAA
- a CDS encoding helix-turn-helix transcriptional regulator, giving the protein MSDAHDILFRTLADPTRRAIFERLCRTGEQTVGALTREAGVSQPAVSKHLAILKQSGLVSDRHEGRQTHYSAQRGALAPLLDWTSEMTGFWESKFDDLEDLLKRMDQ; this is encoded by the coding sequence ATGTCCGACGCCCACGACATCCTCTTCAGGACGCTTGCCGACCCCACCCGGCGCGCGATCTTCGAACGGCTGTGCCGGACGGGAGAGCAGACCGTCGGCGCCCTGACCCGAGAAGCCGGCGTATCCCAGCCGGCGGTCTCCAAGCATCTCGCGATCCTGAAGCAGTCCGGCCTGGTAAGCGACCGCCACGAGGGACGGCAGACCCATTACTCGGCCCAGCGCGGTGCCTTGGCGCCTTTGCTCGACTGGACCAGCGAGATGACCGGCTTTTGGGAAAGCAAGTTCGACGATCTGGAAGATCTGCTGAAAAGGATGGATCAATGA
- the rph gene encoding ribonuclease PH — protein MRPSGRAPDQMREIVMEAGFTRHAEGSCLISFGDTRVLCTASVETNLPPWLRGKGKGWVTAEYGMLPRATHTRGRREAASGKQSGRTQEIQRLIGRSLRAVVDLEKLGERQITLDCDVIQADGGTRTAAISGAWVALRIAIDGIMKQGLLNVDPIRDKVAAVSCGIYNGTAVLDLDYDEDSNAGADGNFVLTGNGNIVEAQATAEGETYDEEGLLRLLRLARIGCTQIFAAQDRATGR, from the coding sequence ATGCGCCCATCCGGACGCGCGCCCGACCAGATGCGCGAGATCGTCATGGAGGCGGGATTCACCCGTCATGCCGAGGGAAGCTGCCTTATTTCCTTCGGCGACACGCGCGTGCTGTGCACCGCTTCGGTCGAGACAAATCTGCCGCCCTGGCTGCGCGGGAAGGGCAAGGGCTGGGTGACGGCAGAATATGGCATGCTGCCCCGCGCCACCCACACGCGCGGCCGCCGCGAGGCGGCGTCGGGCAAGCAATCCGGCCGCACGCAGGAAATCCAGCGCCTGATCGGCCGCTCGCTGCGCGCTGTGGTCGATCTCGAGAAACTCGGCGAGCGCCAGATTACCCTCGACTGCGACGTCATCCAGGCGGACGGCGGCACCCGGACGGCGGCCATCTCCGGCGCCTGGGTCGCACTCCGCATCGCCATCGACGGAATCATGAAGCAGGGCCTGCTCAATGTCGATCCGATCCGCGACAAGGTCGCGGCGGTGAGCTGCGGCATCTACAACGGCACGGCCGTGCTCGATCTCGATTATGACGAGGATTCAAACGCCGGCGCCGACGGCAATTTCGTGCTGACCGGCAACGGCAACATCGTCGAGGCACAGGCGACGGCGGAAGGCGAGACGTATGACGAGGAAGGGCTGCTCCGGTTGCTTCGTCTCGCCCGCATCGGCTGTACCCAGATATTCGCAGCGCAGGATCGGGCGACCGGACGATGA
- a CDS encoding SRPBCC domain-containing protein — protein MTDSTSETRSVVVERDLAHPPERIWRALTQPHLIQEWLMKTDFAPVVDQRFTLSGDWGSVDCRVLEIEPGSRLSYTWDAMGLESVVTWTLTPIASGTHLRMEQVGFRPDQQQAFAGAKFGWQKFFGNLEQVLDRPE, from the coding sequence ATGACCGATAGCACAAGCGAGACCCGCTCCGTCGTCGTCGAGCGGGATCTCGCACATCCGCCGGAAAGGATCTGGCGCGCTTTGACGCAGCCGCACCTCATCCAGGAATGGCTGATGAAGACCGATTTCGCGCCGGTGGTGGACCAGCGTTTCACGCTCAGCGGCGATTGGGGCTCGGTCGATTGCCGGGTGCTCGAGATCGAGCCGGGCAGCCGCCTGTCCTACACCTGGGACGCCATGGGGCTGGAGAGCGTGGTCACCTGGACGCTGACCCCGATCGCATCGGGCACGCACCTGCGCATGGAGCAGGTCGGTTTCCGTCCCGATCAGCAGCAGGCCTTCGCCGGTGCGAAGTTCGGCTGGCAGAAATTCTTCGGCAATCTGGAGCAGGTGCTCGATCGACCGGAGTGA
- the hemW gene encoding radical SAM family heme chaperone HemW — protein MALYVHWPFCVSKCPYCDFNSHVREAVDQEVWRDALLRDLAHEARVYPGRAPLGSIFFGGGTPSLMPPETVAALIAAAERHWGFADGIEITLEANPSSVEAARFADLAAAGVNRVSLGLQALDDEVLRFLGRAHGVAEGLAALDTAQRVFERVSFDLIYARPGQSADAWEAELRRALGFGTGHLSLYQLTIEPGTRFAALAAKGELPTLDPDEAASLYEMTQAITGTAGLPAYEVSNHARPGEESRHNLAYWRYNPYLGVGPGAHGRRGHASTQRHKKPENWLKALGRNGHGIVEEAALSADDEALETLLMGIRLREGVTLARIERALDAKGLARMERQGFVERRDGRLFARSDGMLLLDGILAELAA, from the coding sequence CTGGCGCTCTACGTCCATTGGCCGTTCTGCGTCTCGAAATGCCCCTATTGCGACTTCAACAGCCACGTTCGCGAGGCAGTCGATCAAGAGGTCTGGCGCGACGCGCTGCTGCGCGACCTCGCGCATGAGGCGCGCGTCTATCCCGGCCGGGCGCCGCTCGGCTCGATCTTCTTCGGCGGCGGCACGCCGTCGCTGATGCCGCCGGAGACGGTGGCGGCGCTGATCGCGGCGGCCGAGCGGCATTGGGGGTTTGCCGACGGCATCGAGATCACGCTCGAGGCCAATCCGTCCTCCGTCGAGGCGGCACGTTTTGCCGATCTCGCCGCCGCCGGCGTCAACCGCGTCTCGCTCGGCCTGCAGGCGCTCGACGACGAGGTGCTGCGCTTCCTCGGCCGCGCCCACGGCGTCGCGGAGGGTCTCGCTGCCCTCGACACCGCCCAGCGCGTGTTCGAGCGGGTCAGCTTCGACCTGATCTACGCCCGGCCCGGCCAGAGCGCCGACGCGTGGGAGGCGGAACTGCGTCGCGCGCTCGGTTTCGGCACCGGCCACCTCTCGCTCTACCAGTTGACCATTGAACCCGGCACCCGCTTCGCAGCCCTCGCCGCGAAAGGCGAATTGCCGACTCTGGACCCGGACGAGGCGGCGTCGCTCTACGAGATGACCCAGGCGATCACCGGCACCGCCGGCCTCCCCGCCTACGAAGTCTCCAACCACGCGCGGCCCGGCGAGGAGAGCCGGCACAACCTCGCTTACTGGCGTTACAATCCTTATCTCGGCGTCGGCCCGGGTGCCCACGGCCGCCGCGGCCACGCGTCGACTCAGCGTCACAAGAAACCGGAAAACTGGCTGAAAGCGCTCGGACGCAACGGCCATGGCATCGTCGAAGAGGCGGCGCTCAGCGCCGACGACGAAGCGCTCGAGACTCTGCTGATGGGAATAAGGCTGCGCGAGGGCGTGACGCTGGCGCGGATCGAGCGGGCGCTGGATGCCAAGGGTCTAGCGCGGATGGAGCGGCAGGGCTTCGTCGAACGCCGCGACGGGCGACTGTTCGCCAGGTCCGATGGGATGCTGCTGCTGGACGGGATCCTGGCGGAGCTCGCCGCTTAA
- a CDS encoding penicillin-binding protein activator → MAEQTYRPQARRSFIALGASLIVLSLSACQLVPSAGPRRPPEPTRPETEEPELGPDTTTGLPQDADRHRIAVLVPLTGGNAGVGQSIANAANLALLDSGGDRIRITVYDTAKGAETAANQAVADGNRLFLGPLLAEDVRAAAPIASRARIPVVAFSNDASVAGAGTYLMGFTPAQSISRVVRYARSEGVERFAALTPAGVYGRRAGQAMIDAVNRGGGRLVGMQSFDRGIPGLRSAIVKLNTQGTWDAIVIADSGRTAITAAPTLRNGPSGSARILGTELWSTETDLGKTPGLRGAWYAAPSDAMFEQLRTRYRARYGANPYRLASLGYDAVLLAVRVGKTWRFGRPFPEGELRDRVGFTGIDGAFRFGAGGVAERALEVREVTATGTKVVSPAAREFD, encoded by the coding sequence ATGGCAGAGCAGACATACCGGCCGCAAGCGCGGCGGTCGTTCATCGCGCTTGGCGCATCGTTGATCGTGCTGTCGCTTTCCGCCTGTCAGTTGGTGCCTTCGGCCGGGCCTCGGCGTCCGCCCGAGCCGACCAGGCCGGAAACCGAAGAGCCCGAGTTGGGCCCGGACACCACGACCGGGCTGCCGCAGGACGCGGACCGCCATCGCATCGCCGTGCTGGTCCCGCTCACCGGCGGCAATGCCGGAGTCGGGCAATCGATCGCCAACGCCGCCAATCTCGCTTTGCTCGACAGCGGCGGCGATCGCATCCGGATCACCGTCTACGACACCGCCAAAGGCGCCGAGACCGCGGCCAATCAGGCCGTCGCCGACGGCAATCGCCTCTTTCTCGGACCTCTTCTGGCGGAAGACGTGCGCGCGGCTGCGCCGATCGCGTCCCGCGCCCGCATTCCTGTCGTCGCTTTCTCGAACGATGCCAGCGTTGCCGGCGCCGGCACCTATCTGATGGGCTTCACGCCGGCACAGTCGATTTCGCGCGTGGTCCGCTACGCCCGCAGCGAAGGCGTCGAGCGGTTCGCGGCCCTGACTCCGGCGGGAGTGTACGGCCGTCGTGCCGGGCAGGCGATGATCGATGCGGTCAACCGCGGCGGCGGGCGTCTGGTCGGCATGCAGAGCTTCGATCGCGGCATTCCCGGGCTGCGCAGCGCCATCGTCAAGCTCAACACGCAAGGGACGTGGGACGCGATCGTGATCGCCGACAGCGGCCGTACCGCGATCACCGCGGCACCGACCCTGCGCAACGGCCCGAGCGGCAGCGCAAGAATCCTCGGCACCGAACTCTGGTCGACCGAGACCGATCTCGGCAAGACTCCGGGCCTGCGGGGCGCCTGGTATGCGGCGCCGTCGGATGCGATGTTCGAGCAGCTACGCACCCGCTACCGGGCGCGCTACGGCGCCAATCCCTATCGGCTCGCAAGCCTCGGCTATGACGCGGTCCTGCTCGCCGTCCGAGTCGGCAAGACCTGGCGCTTCGGCCGGCCGTTCCCGGAAGGCGAACTCCGCGATCGTGTCGGCTTCACCGGCATCGACGGCGCCTTCCGATTCGGCGCCGGCGGCGTCGCCGAGCGCGCGCTCGAGGTGCGCGAGGTCACTGCAACCGGAACCAAGGTGGTCTCCCCCGCGGCGCGCGAGTTCGACTGA
- a CDS encoding FadR/GntR family transcriptional regulator, whose translation MMGAEPPRNLTFGMLDALGKAIVVGRYDDIRFPTEAELADEHQVSRSVTREAVKMLTAKGLLTAKPRKGTSVQPASAWNLFDPDVLRWLLERKFSLELLRQFSELRIAIEPAAAALAARWAGAEAVGALRAGYRRMEAAETGADDPLDADIAFHVAVLEASANPFYTQFRDVVETALRTSIHFTNRFKGRTASLPAHYDVLAAIEARDAEAAQAAMHEIITDVMTLVAEAERRDRQ comes from the coding sequence ATGATGGGCGCAGAGCCGCCGCGTAATTTGACGTTCGGAATGCTCGACGCGCTCGGCAAGGCGATCGTCGTCGGCCGCTATGATGACATCCGCTTTCCCACCGAGGCCGAGCTCGCCGACGAGCACCAGGTCAGCCGCTCGGTCACCCGGGAGGCGGTGAAGATGCTGACCGCCAAGGGGCTGCTGACCGCGAAGCCGCGCAAGGGAACGTCGGTCCAGCCGGCCTCCGCCTGGAATCTGTTCGATCCAGACGTGCTGCGCTGGCTGCTCGAGCGTAAATTCTCGCTCGAGCTGCTGCGCCAGTTCAGCGAATTGCGCATCGCCATCGAACCTGCCGCGGCTGCGCTCGCCGCGCGCTGGGCGGGCGCCGAGGCCGTCGGGGCGTTGCGCGCGGGCTATCGCCGGATGGAAGCGGCAGAGACCGGGGCCGACGATCCTCTCGATGCCGATATCGCCTTTCACGTCGCGGTGCTCGAAGCCTCGGCCAATCCCTTCTACACCCAGTTTCGGGACGTCGTGGAGACGGCCTTGCGCACCTCGATCCACTTCACCAACCGCTTCAAGGGGCGAACCGCGAGCCTGCCCGCGCATTACGACGTGCTTGCCGCGATCGAGGCAAGGGATGCTGAGGCCGCCCAGGCGGCGATGCACGAGATCATCACCGACGTGATGACCTTGGTCGCCGAGGCCGAGCGTCGCGATCGCCAATGA
- a CDS encoding sodium/sugar symporter: protein MHLATIDIVVVVAYAIGIFLLAQYVSREKAGHEKDTSDYFLASKSLPWWAIGASLIAANISAEQIVGMSGSGYVIGLAIASYEWMAALTLLIVGKFFLPIFLRNGIYTMPQFLEQRFGRNIRTLMALFWLALYVFVNLTSIIWLGSIAVNRVAGVNQDVAIFALGAFALLYQLKGGLKAVALTDIVQVTLLVMGGLLVSGITLNEIGGEAGIVGGFSTLLQRLPEHFDMILSPDSPHYKELPGISVLIGGMWIANLSYWGFNQYIIQRALAAKNIQEAQKGVVFAAYLKLLMPLIVVVPGIAAVILAPGLEKPDQAYPTMLSYLPAGILGLVFSALVAAIIASTASKINSIATIFTLDLYAKFKRAPGVPVPEGDIADAAASTKDPAQAKRERELVLVGRIAAAVSVVIAVLVARPLLGKSDQAFQFIQEFTGFFTPGIVVMFMLGLFWKRATEGGAIAAAVASVVLSWLGKVAVPDLPFMDRMGLVFLASLALAVVVSLLTPHRADKNIIVTRDVSYATTPSFNIASLGVIVILVALYATYW, encoded by the coding sequence GTGCACCTTGCCACTATCGATATCGTCGTCGTGGTCGCCTACGCGATCGGCATCTTCCTGCTCGCGCAATATGTCAGCCGCGAAAAAGCGGGGCACGAAAAGGACACGTCCGACTATTTCCTGGCGTCGAAGTCGCTGCCATGGTGGGCGATCGGCGCGTCGCTGATCGCCGCCAACATCTCGGCCGAGCAGATCGTCGGCATGTCGGGATCGGGCTACGTGATCGGTCTCGCGATCGCCTCCTACGAGTGGATGGCGGCACTCACCCTGCTGATCGTCGGCAAGTTCTTCCTGCCCATCTTCCTGCGCAACGGCATCTACACGATGCCCCAGTTCCTGGAGCAGCGCTTCGGCCGCAACATCAGGACGTTGATGGCCCTCTTCTGGCTGGCCCTCTACGTGTTCGTGAACCTGACCTCGATCATCTGGCTCGGCTCGATTGCGGTCAACCGCGTCGCCGGCGTCAACCAGGACGTCGCCATCTTCGCCCTGGGCGCCTTCGCTCTGCTGTATCAGCTGAAGGGCGGTCTCAAGGCCGTTGCGCTGACCGACATCGTCCAGGTCACCTTGCTGGTGATGGGCGGCCTGCTCGTATCCGGCATCACCCTGAACGAGATCGGCGGGGAGGCCGGGATCGTCGGCGGCTTCTCGACCCTGCTCCAGCGCCTGCCCGAGCATTTCGACATGATCCTCTCGCCCGACAGCCCGCACTACAAGGAGCTGCCGGGTATCTCGGTGCTGATCGGCGGCATGTGGATCGCCAACCTCAGCTACTGGGGCTTCAATCAATATATCATCCAGCGCGCGCTTGCCGCCAAGAACATCCAGGAAGCGCAGAAGGGCGTCGTCTTCGCCGCCTACTTGAAGCTGCTGATGCCGTTGATCGTGGTCGTGCCCGGCATCGCCGCCGTGATCCTGGCACCCGGCCTCGAAAAGCCCGACCAGGCCTATCCGACCATGCTGAGCTACCTGCCGGCAGGCATTCTCGGCCTCGTCTTCTCGGCGCTGGTGGCGGCGATCATCGCCTCGACCGCATCGAAGATCAATTCGATCGCGACCATCTTCACCCTCGATCTCTACGCCAAGTTCAAGCGCGCGCCGGGCGTGCCGGTCCCGGAAGGCGACATCGCCGATGCCGCCGCCAGCACCAAGGATCCGGCGCAGGCGAAGCGCGAGCGTGAGCTCGTCCTCGTCGGCCGCATCGCTGCGGCTGTGTCGGTTGTCATCGCGGTGCTGGTCGCGCGCCCCCTGCTCGGCAAATCCGACCAGGCCTTCCAGTTTATCCAGGAATTCACCGGCTTCTTCACGCCGGGCATCGTCGTCATGTTCATGCTCGGCCTGTTCTGGAAGCGCGCCACCGAGGGCGGCGCCATCGCCGCTGCGGTCGCATCGGTGGTGCTGTCGTGGCTCGGCAAGGTGGCGGTTCCCGATCTGCCTTTCATGGATCGGATGGGCCTGGTCTTCCTTGCTTCGCTCGCACTGGCGGTGGTTGTGTCGCTGCTCACCCCGCATCGCGCCGACAAGAACATCATCGTCACTCGGGACGTCAGCTACGCGACGACCCCCTCGTTCAACATCGCCAGCCTCGGCGTGATCGTCATCCTGGTCGCTCTGTACGCGACCTATTGGTAA
- a CDS encoding DUF1801 domain-containing protein yields the protein MPSDTPKAPMRRANGSAADGPVLLSGGNPQIPKGDGDAPVAAYLDAMPGWKQDVGRRLDALIVRTVPGVRKAVKWNTPLYGTDGKSWFLGFHCFNRYVKVTFFKGMSLDPPPPGESKTPDTRYLDIHENEPLDEALLRRWIEQAAALPGWIP from the coding sequence GTGCCGAGCGACACGCCGAAAGCACCGATGCGCCGGGCCAATGGATCGGCGGCGGATGGGCCCGTTCTGCTTTCGGGCGGCAATCCGCAGATTCCCAAGGGCGACGGCGATGCGCCGGTGGCCGCCTATCTCGACGCGATGCCCGGCTGGAAACAGGATGTCGGGCGGCGGCTGGACGCCCTGATCGTGCGCACGGTCCCGGGCGTTCGCAAGGCAGTCAAATGGAACACGCCGCTTTACGGTACCGACGGCAAGAGCTGGTTCCTCGGCTTTCACTGCTTCAATCGCTACGTGAAGGTCACCTTCTTCAAGGGCATGTCGCTCGATCCGCCGCCGCCCGGTGAGTCCAAGACACCGGACACCCGCTATCTCGATATCCACGAGAACGAACCGCTCGACGAGGCTCTGCTGAGGCGCTGGATCGAGCAGGCAGCGGCGCTGCCCGGATGGATCCCCTGA
- the rsmI gene encoding 16S rRNA (cytidine(1402)-2'-O)-methyltransferase: MHTPLEPGLYIVATPIGNLSDLSPRAAATLSAADLIAVEDSRVTAKLLSHIGVKRPMVPYHDHNADRVRPELLARMRDGAVALVSDAGTPLISDPGYKLVRDARAAGIPVTTIPGPSAVVSALTLAGLPTDRFLFLGFLPPKGGPRASAIAEVAGIRATLVLYESGPRLGSMLQALYDGLGDREAAVVREISKRFEETATGTLSELAARYADAPPKGEIVIVVGPPGAAEPAGEADIDAALRAAMAQLSPSRAAAEVAEQLGVPKRLAYERALKLK; the protein is encoded by the coding sequence ATGCACACGCCCCTCGAACCCGGCCTCTATATCGTCGCGACGCCGATCGGCAATCTTTCCGATCTGAGCCCGCGCGCCGCGGCGACCCTGTCGGCCGCCGATCTGATCGCGGTGGAGGACAGCCGCGTCACCGCCAAATTGCTGAGCCATATCGGCGTGAAGCGGCCGATGGTGCCCTACCATGATCACAATGCCGACCGGGTACGCCCGGAGTTGCTCGCCCGCATGCGGGACGGCGCGGTTGCGCTCGTCTCCGACGCGGGCACGCCGCTCATCTCCGACCCGGGCTACAAGCTGGTGCGCGATGCCCGCGCGGCCGGCATCCCGGTCACCACCATTCCGGGCCCCTCGGCGGTCGTCTCGGCCCTGACGCTCGCCGGCCTGCCGACCGACCGCTTCCTGTTTCTCGGCTTCCTGCCGCCCAAAGGCGGGCCCCGCGCAAGTGCGATCGCCGAAGTGGCGGGCATCCGCGCCACCCTGGTTCTTTACGAAAGCGGCCCGCGGCTCGGATCGATGCTCCAGGCGCTCTACGACGGTCTCGGCGACCGCGAGGCAGCCGTGGTGCGCGAGATCAGCAAGAGATTCGAAGAGACCGCGACCGGCACCTTGTCGGAGCTCGCCGCGCGCTATGCCGACGCCCCGCCGAAGGGCGAGATCGTGATCGTCGTCGGACCGCCGGGCGCTGCCGAACCGGCCGGCGAGGCGGACATCGACGCGGCGCTGCGCGCGGCGATGGCGCAGCTGTCCCCGTCGCGGGCAGCGGCGGAGGTCGCGGAGCAGCTCGGCGTGCCGAAAAGGCTTGCTTACGAACGGGCGCTGAAGCTCAAATGA
- the rdgB gene encoding RdgB/HAM1 family non-canonical purine NTP pyrophosphatase, translated as MRKLEAGRLVIASHNQGKVREIRDLLGPYGIEPVSAAELDLPEPEEIGTTFVDNADLKARQAADLSGLPALADDSGLCVEALGNRPGIFSARWALGGDPAVAPEAGPGEITGDRDFNRAMRRVHDELEALGPETGRNAHFVCALAVVWPDGRSEWFEGRVDGVLVWPPRGDKGFGYDAMFQPAGHDLTFGEMDPDAKHAISHRADAFRKLVEALL; from the coding sequence ATGAGAAAGCTCGAGGCCGGGCGACTGGTCATCGCCAGCCACAATCAGGGCAAGGTCCGCGAGATACGCGACCTGCTCGGCCCCTACGGCATCGAACCGGTCTCGGCGGCCGAGCTCGACCTGCCCGAGCCGGAGGAAATCGGCACCACCTTCGTCGACAATGCCGATCTCAAGGCGCGGCAGGCGGCGGATCTCAGCGGTCTGCCCGCGCTCGCCGACGATAGCGGCCTGTGCGTCGAAGCGCTCGGCAACCGCCCCGGCATCTTCTCGGCGCGCTGGGCGCTCGGCGGCGACCCGGCCGTGGCACCGGAAGCCGGCCCCGGCGAAATCACCGGCGACCGCGACTTCAACCGCGCCATGCGCCGAGTCCATGACGAACTGGAGGCGCTCGGGCCCGAGACCGGCAGGAATGCACATTTCGTATGCGCATTGGCAGTGGTGTGGCCGGATGGGCGAAGCGAATGGTTCGAGGGCCGCGTCGACGGCGTTCTGGTCTGGCCGCCACGGGGCGACAAGGGCTTCGGCTACGATGCGATGTTCCAGCCGGCCGGACACGATCTGACGTTCGGCGAAATGGATCCGGACGCGAAGCATGCGATCAGCCATCGCGCCGATGCGTTCAGGAAGCTGGTCGAAGCCTTGCTGTGA
- a CDS encoding YraN family protein produces MSRQEAERGGRRAEALAAWWLRLKLWTILARRVRTPRGEIDLIARRGNVLAFVEVKARASAADADLALDEYRLRRVAAAAEALAPLHARAGDILRIDAIFIVPGRLPRHLENIWRG; encoded by the coding sequence ATGAGCCGGCAGGAGGCGGAGCGCGGCGGCCGGAGGGCCGAGGCCCTGGCCGCCTGGTGGCTTCGCCTGAAATTGTGGACGATCCTCGCCCGGCGGGTGCGCACGCCGCGTGGCGAGATCGATCTGATCGCCCGGCGCGGCAATGTCCTCGCCTTCGTCGAGGTAAAGGCACGCGCCTCCGCCGCCGATGCCGATCTGGCACTCGACGAGTATCGCCTCCGCCGCGTCGCCGCGGCTGCCGAAGCGCTTGCGCCGCTTCACGCCCGTGCCGGCGACATCCTCCGCATCGACGCGATCTTCATCGTGCCGGGCCGATTGCCGCGCCATCTGGAGAATATCTGGCGCGGATGA